In Clostridium sp. DL-VIII, the following proteins share a genomic window:
- a CDS encoding response regulator has translation MYSVMIVDDEPIIRMGLKKIINWEEYGFNIVCEARNGEEALELLKEHSIDFIVSDIKMHKMTGIELLRAIRKKELDTLVLLLSGYDEFSYAQEGIRLGAFDYILKPLDSQKLKNILISAYNKLTTKEKKDYEYNVNKVISGEKILYDLLRGKNLMMMDEYISKYNLPLIKGKVQVAIIEINEIVISSQDLTENGEWNHLNNKVNDLIEKELNDSVIKYFSVLEGDFGKKVIIVQASDDSEISDFDQSFRTVLKRILANGSEGLQTKLNIGVGKAYNQVYSIYKSYLNAKEALKYKYVLGTNKLIHVNELTELRQKNFVYPIEKEKELINSILIGKDDSVIMLKDLVKEIANILNFNIFSINIALTELIYNIYNNVLKKYSFLQAVYDLSQIIKIGFVGVETLDNIEEQLIGNIEKLINIIKEYNLNKSDNIVQKACEYVLNHIDEDITLMSIANSLNISKNYLCSIFKQKTGENFLEYATKAKMERAKLLLKRYDYKVYEVSDMLGYKEKAYFSKLFKKFTGFTPAEYKKSNI, from the coding sequence TTGTATTCAGTAATGATTGTAGATGATGAACCAATTATTAGAATGGGGCTAAAGAAAATAATTAATTGGGAAGAATACGGTTTTAATATAGTCTGCGAAGCCCGTAATGGGGAAGAAGCGCTTGAATTACTTAAGGAGCATAGTATAGATTTCATTGTATCAGATATTAAGATGCACAAAATGACTGGAATTGAGCTACTAAGGGCAATTAGGAAAAAGGAATTAGATACGTTAGTTCTATTATTAAGTGGATATGATGAATTTTCATATGCGCAGGAGGGCATAAGACTAGGAGCCTTTGATTACATACTAAAGCCGTTAGATTCTCAAAAACTAAAAAACATATTAATAAGTGCTTACAATAAACTAACTACGAAAGAAAAAAAAGATTATGAATACAATGTAAATAAAGTTATATCTGGTGAGAAGATACTGTATGACTTATTAAGAGGAAAAAATCTAATGATGATGGATGAATATATTTCCAAGTATAATCTTCCTCTTATTAAAGGTAAAGTTCAAGTGGCGATTATTGAAATCAATGAAATTGTTATTAGTAGTCAGGATTTAACTGAAAATGGTGAATGGAACCATTTGAATAACAAGGTTAATGATTTAATAGAAAAAGAATTAAATGATAGTGTTATAAAATATTTCTCTGTATTAGAAGGGGACTTTGGAAAAAAAGTTATCATTGTACAAGCTAGCGATGATAGTGAAATATCGGATTTTGATCAAAGTTTTCGTACAGTACTAAAAAGAATACTTGCAAATGGCAGCGAAGGCTTGCAAACAAAATTAAATATTGGGGTTGGAAAAGCCTATAATCAAGTATATAGTATTTACAAAAGTTATTTGAATGCTAAAGAAGCACTAAAATACAAATATGTGTTAGGCACAAATAAGTTAATTCATGTAAACGAATTGACAGAGCTTAGGCAGAAGAATTTTGTTTATCCGATTGAGAAAGAAAAAGAATTAATAAATTCAATACTTATAGGTAAAGATGATTCAGTAATTATGCTTAAAGATCTAGTAAAAGAAATAGCGAATATATTGAATTTTAATATCTTTAGTATTAATATTGCGTTAACAGAGTTAATATATAATATTTACAATAATGTGCTCAAAAAATATAGTTTTTTACAAGCAGTATATGATTTAAGCCAAATAATTAAGATTGGTTTTGTAGGAGTTGAAACTCTTGACAATATTGAGGAACAACTTATTGGAAATATAGAGAAGCTTATAAATATTATAAAGGAATACAATCTAAATAAGAGTGATAATATTGTTCAAAAAGCTTGTGAATATGTGCTTAACCATATAGATGAGGATATTACATTAATGTCTATAGCTAATAGTTTAAATATAAGCAAGAACTATTTATGTTCAATATTTAAGCAGAAAACAGGGGAAAACTTTTTAGAATATGCAACAAAAGCAAAGATGGAAAGAGCAAAACTATTATTAAAGAGGTATGACTATAAAGTTTATGAAGTTAGTGATATGCTTGGCTATAAGGAGAAAGCGTATTTTAGTAAATTATTTAAAAAGTTTACTGGCTTTACTCCAGCCGAATATAAAAAAAGCAATATTTAA
- a CDS encoding YesL family protein, with product MSKKREFNDGVIVKFFNYVWWFLLANFYFWILNIPFIFVALGMNNYETIDVYMIIILMLSSIPIGPALTALLSIMGKLTREGDIDITKDFFEAYKVNFLDSVFFWTLEIIILTLAWIELLYFNNNFSLTLVKIIPVILIFICVSIWFHIFPILSRFYLKKKEIFALSLMYLIKKIYVCIISIAAAFILWNIFIKIKFIVILPLFFVSIVCYLVMLMEKSMLIDIEEKYNNKDAEVQ from the coding sequence ATGAGTAAAAAAAGAGAATTCAATGATGGTGTTATTGTTAAATTTTTTAATTATGTATGGTGGTTTTTATTAGCAAATTTTTATTTTTGGATTTTAAATATTCCATTTATATTTGTAGCATTAGGAATGAACAATTATGAGACTATAGATGTGTATATGATTATTATTTTAATGTTGTCATCAATACCTATTGGACCTGCGTTAACAGCATTGTTAAGTATAATGGGTAAGCTAACGAGAGAGGGAGATATTGATATTACAAAAGACTTTTTTGAAGCTTATAAGGTAAATTTTCTTGATTCAGTATTTTTTTGGACATTAGAGATAATTATTTTAACTTTAGCTTGGATTGAATTATTATACTTTAATAATAATTTTAGTTTGACTCTAGTGAAAATTATACCTGTGATTTTGATATTTATATGTGTTTCTATATGGTTTCATATATTTCCTATATTATCAAGGTTTTATTTGAAGAAAAAAGAGATTTTTGCATTATCATTAATGTACCTAATTAAGAAAATTTATGTATGTATAATTTCAATTGCAGCTGCTTTTATATTATGGAATATATTCATTAAAATAAAGTTTATAGTGATACTTCCATTGTTTTTTGTAAGTATTGTATGTTACTTAGTGATGCTTATGGAAAAAAGTATGCTCATAGATATTGAAGAAAAATACAATAATAAGGACGCTGAAGTTCAATAA
- a CDS encoding LacI family DNA-binding transcriptional regulator, giving the protein MSTIYEIAKIAGVSPTTVSKVINNYPDVSNKTRAKIQKILNEEKFLPNAQAQFLSTKKTWTLGIVYFENLGVGLNHAFFSGVIEAFKNQADKHGYSLLFGSKNDRLKNDTFLEYFKYRCVDGIAIICTDPYDKETLELIESDFPIVVIDIINKNTSTVTSDNLEGCYLAIKHLYDLGHRRIAHITGANKLDNWPSIIRRKGYEKAMKKFNLEILDGYIADGVNFDVSGGYNAMKGLLKLKEIPTAVFASADKIAIGAIDALKEEGLSVPDDISIIGYDDIELARYITPKLTTIRQDRKEIGKTAVDLLVKQINEKAKLKINKIIPVQLIERDSCKKLDLVETNKK; this is encoded by the coding sequence ATGAGTACAATTTATGAAATAGCAAAAATAGCAGGAGTTTCTCCAACTACAGTTTCAAAAGTAATAAATAATTATCCTGATGTAAGTAATAAAACAAGAGCCAAAATACAAAAAATTCTTAATGAGGAAAAATTTTTGCCAAATGCACAAGCTCAGTTCTTATCCACCAAGAAAACATGGACATTAGGTATTGTATATTTTGAAAATCTTGGAGTTGGACTTAATCATGCTTTCTTTTCAGGAGTAATAGAAGCTTTTAAAAATCAAGCAGATAAGCACGGATATTCATTATTATTCGGCTCTAAAAACGATAGATTAAAGAATGATACTTTTTTAGAATATTTCAAATATAGATGCGTAGATGGAATCGCTATAATTTGTACGGACCCATATGATAAAGAAACTTTAGAGCTTATAGAAAGTGATTTCCCTATTGTAGTAATAGATATAATTAATAAAAATACATCAACAGTAACTTCAGATAACTTAGAAGGTTGTTATTTGGCTATTAAGCATTTATATGATTTGGGACATAGAAGAATTGCACATATAACGGGTGCAAATAAATTAGATAACTGGCCAAGCATAATAAGAAGAAAAGGCTATGAAAAAGCTATGAAGAAATTTAATTTAGAAATACTTGATGGATATATTGCAGATGGAGTAAATTTTGATGTTAGTGGTGGTTATAATGCAATGAAAGGTTTACTAAAGCTTAAAGAAATACCAACAGCAGTTTTTGCATCAGCAGATAAGATAGCAATTGGAGCAATAGATGCATTAAAAGAGGAAGGTTTAAGTGTGCCAGATGATATTTCAATAATAGGGTATGATGATATAGAGTTAGCGAGATATATCACACCTAAATTAACAACTATAAGACAAGATCGTAAAGAAATTGGAAAAACTGCAGTTGATTTATTAGTAAAGCAAATTAATGAAAAAGCTAAACTCAAAATTAATAAAATTATACCAGTGCAGCTTATTGAAAGAGATTCTTGTAAGAAATTAGATTTAGTAGAAACAAATAAAAAATAA
- a CDS encoding extracellular solute-binding protein, with translation MKKNYLKKVLIFAMSVAIVGSVFTGCGSSKSENESKPTAFTEKDPKDYKGTINMWSFTDEFQSSHFIEKFNEVYPNIQVKLTVIPTDNNAYSTKLSSVLASGSGVPDVFTSEVANVNKYVNTDYYENLSKAPYNAEDIGKTEAQYVVDLGRNVQDNSIRALSWQATPGGLFYKRSLAKQYLGTDDPDEISKKFSSWDSLIETGKELNEKSGGTVKLLPNYSEGFVIASGSRSHGWVEDNKLVIDDKMMEYADNAKKIRDADIDAKFNTWSAPWSASMAGAVDGTNVLAYALPTWGLPYEIATNAKDSKGDWGLAKAPAAYYNGGTWLGIYSKSENKELAWQFVKFFNSKEFQTWDMKTNGDFSSMPDVSKQFATTDDGKNAFCDGQNLAKTYNEIIPSISGKLVTKYDETINNKFQSDLDLYVTGQKTKEEFLQQFKADVKAAFPDITVE, from the coding sequence ATGAAAAAAAATTATTTAAAAAAAGTATTAATATTTGCAATGTCAGTTGCAATAGTGGGATCTGTTTTCACAGGTTGTGGTAGCTCAAAAAGTGAAAATGAATCAAAACCAACCGCTTTTACAGAGAAGGATCCAAAGGATTATAAAGGAACAATCAACATGTGGTCATTTACAGATGAATTTCAATCATCACATTTTATCGAAAAATTTAATGAAGTATACCCAAACATTCAGGTTAAGTTAACAGTTATACCGACTGATAACAATGCATACTCAACAAAACTTTCATCAGTATTAGCTTCAGGATCAGGTGTACCTGATGTTTTCACTTCAGAAGTTGCAAATGTAAACAAATATGTTAATACTGATTACTATGAAAATCTTTCTAAGGCTCCATATAATGCAGAAGACATTGGAAAAACTGAGGCTCAATATGTTGTAGATCTTGGAAGAAATGTACAAGATAATAGCATTAGAGCACTATCTTGGCAAGCAACTCCAGGTGGATTATTCTACAAGAGAAGTTTAGCTAAACAATATCTTGGAACAGATGATCCAGACGAAATTTCTAAGAAATTTAGTTCATGGGATTCGTTAATTGAAACTGGTAAAGAATTAAACGAAAAAAGTGGTGGCACAGTTAAGCTACTTCCAAATTATTCTGAAGGATTCGTTATTGCATCTGGAAGTAGATCGCATGGCTGGGTAGAAGACAATAAATTAGTTATCGATGACAAGATGATGGAATATGCTGATAATGCAAAGAAAATCAGAGATGCAGATATAGATGCTAAGTTTAATACATGGTCAGCACCATGGTCAGCATCAATGGCTGGTGCAGTAGATGGGACAAACGTATTAGCTTATGCACTTCCAACTTGGGGATTACCATATGAAATAGCTACTAATGCTAAAGACTCAAAGGGAGATTGGGGACTTGCTAAGGCACCAGCAGCTTACTACAATGGTGGTACTTGGTTAGGCATCTACAGTAAGAGTGAAAATAAGGAACTAGCATGGCAATTTGTTAAGTTCTTCAATTCTAAGGAATTCCAAACATGGGACATGAAAACAAATGGTGATTTCTCATCTATGCCAGACGTAAGTAAGCAATTTGCAACTACTGATGATGGAAAAAATGCTTTTTGCGATGGACAAAATTTAGCTAAGACATATAATGAGATAATTCCATCTATTTCTGGTAAGTTAGTTACTAAGTATGATGAAACTATCAACAATAAATTTCAATCTGATTTAGATTTATATGTAACAGGACAAAAAACAAAAGAAGAATTTTTACAACAATTTAAAGCAGATGTTAAGGCTGCATTCCCAGATATAACTGTAGAATAA
- a CDS encoding sugar ABC transporter permease, translated as MPKKKNRVDKGRYGIYFIIPYFVVFLLFSLYPIIYTLIISLEKWDGMSLNQTFVGLKNYVTLIHDSLFYQAIANTLIMWICAVIPQMVLALLLAVLFNSAKKIRGKEFFRAAMYLPNLVTPAAVAVLFVFLFDWQTGAVNKVLLNLHLIKEPVNWFLSEFSSRGIMSLISWWMWFGYSTIIFGAGLNNIPAELYESASIDGATPWESFKSITMPLLKPTLLFAAVTSLIGGMQTFDIPYVMTGGQGNPNNKTLTVVMYLYNTAFQNSNYGYGSAIGYGLFILILIFSIITFKFINRNVEND; from the coding sequence ATGCCAAAGAAAAAAAACAGAGTAGATAAAGGGAGATATGGAATATACTTTATTATTCCATATTTTGTTGTATTCTTATTATTTTCATTATATCCGATTATATATACTTTAATTATAAGTCTTGAAAAGTGGGATGGGATGTCACTAAACCAAACTTTTGTAGGACTTAAGAACTATGTTACTCTTATACATGATTCTTTATTTTATCAGGCTATAGCCAATACATTGATAATGTGGATTTGCGCTGTAATTCCACAGATGGTTTTGGCACTTCTACTTGCAGTATTGTTTAATAGTGCAAAAAAAATTAGGGGAAAAGAATTTTTTAGAGCAGCTATGTATCTTCCTAACCTTGTTACACCAGCAGCTGTAGCCGTGTTATTTGTATTTCTATTTGACTGGCAAACTGGTGCGGTTAATAAGGTTCTTTTAAATTTACATTTGATTAAGGAACCTGTTAACTGGTTTTTGAGTGAATTTTCTTCTAGAGGAATAATGTCACTTATATCATGGTGGATGTGGTTTGGATATAGTACGATAATTTTTGGAGCTGGTTTGAATAATATACCTGCAGAATTGTATGAATCTGCAAGCATAGATGGAGCAACTCCTTGGGAGAGTTTTAAGAGTATAACAATGCCACTTTTAAAACCAACTTTATTATTTGCTGCTGTAACATCACTTATTGGTGGTATGCAGACATTTGATATTCCTTATGTTATGACTGGTGGACAAGGAAATCCTAATAATAAGACATTAACGGTAGTTATGTATTTATATAATACTGCTTTCCAAAATTCAAACTATGGATATGGTTCTGCTATTGGATATGGTTTATTTATATTGATACTCATATTTTCTATAATAACTTTCAAGTTTATTAATAGAAATGTTGAGAATGATTAG
- a CDS encoding carbohydrate ABC transporter permease: METKVKRTNNMRTSSKTIVRYIFLILLTIICLVPFYIMLIDCTHTNGEIASKLWLLPGTALLDNYHRLVESVPIWRGFANSLFIAVAVTVVSGYFSALTAYGFSRYKFKGNKMLYAIVLGSMMIPMQLGFIGFYQLISKMHLLNSYIPLIIPSIANASSVFFIKGYTDGAVHESLIEAARIDGSGEFAIFNKIGLPLIMPSVATMSIFTFIGTWNNYLTPLILISDMNKYTLPIMQVVAKGVYKTEFGAIYTCIAISVVPIMIAFAFLSKKIIGGLTIGGVKG, from the coding sequence ATGGAAACAAAAGTTAAAAGAACTAATAATATGAGGACAAGTAGTAAAACAATAGTTAGGTATATCTTTTTAATCTTACTTACTATAATATGTTTAGTTCCCTTTTATATAATGCTCATAGATTGTACACATACCAATGGAGAAATAGCATCAAAATTATGGCTTTTACCAGGTACAGCATTATTAGATAATTACCATAGGTTAGTGGAAAGTGTACCTATATGGAGAGGATTTGCCAACAGCTTATTCATTGCAGTTGCTGTTACAGTAGTAAGTGGATATTTTAGTGCACTTACTGCATATGGATTTTCAAGATACAAATTTAAGGGTAATAAAATGCTTTATGCAATTGTATTAGGTTCAATGATGATTCCTATGCAGTTAGGATTCATAGGATTTTATCAATTAATAAGCAAAATGCATTTGCTTAACAGTTATATTCCTTTAATAATTCCTTCAATAGCTAATGCGAGTTCTGTTTTCTTTATTAAAGGTTATACAGATGGTGCAGTTCATGAATCCTTAATTGAAGCAGCAAGAATAGATGGTTCTGGTGAATTTGCTATATTTAACAAAATAGGATTACCTCTTATTATGCCTTCTGTTGCAACTATGTCTATATTTACATTTATAGGAACTTGGAATAACTATTTAACACCTCTTATTCTAATATCAGATATGAATAAGTATACACTTCCAATTATGCAGGTTGTTGCAAAAGGTGTTTACAAGACTGAATTTGGTGCAATATATACATGTATTGCAATTTCTGTTGTTCCAATAATGATAGCATTTGCATTCTTGTCAAAGAAGATAATTGGTGGATTGACAATTGGAGGAGTAAAAGGTTAA
- a CDS encoding amylo-alpha-1,6-glucosidase, protein MREVVARKVEQSAEQKLREIFNERLEKQAVIDGIFYDSTYRKSVGVANLPIKIPVTLEMFKNREIAILLDTILKDNESVIIKFTKNVDDTILLSYNKGLITEIKLDLEISNKINTIVEKITYGVGSINEEGEHEIDLLAPAPGPHFYTNLLLGNRIDFSHPLQTTPKSVVDKLGRGSFRSHAATQVLATRWDMLQEENGFPASRQFYLVEDGKQIFYSANVTDKNIESGKCIHSQNHTKIIYKTKCGLEIERLIFLLPQEENMPIAVEAQQIKIKNNTNSVRNIKIVCTGMFGSAAPSALMEDVLYSNVIMQAKVLLDDEGSVMAISSDYYPMYTSGDYRFHTMITHNEKGVVLPKEFCTSYSEFVGSGSLERPEGLYKLSSNLNRKGPGFFAVSSEITLQPVAEISINNLTGLVSNKTNDNFNENTFKTEVQNLIVKYSNEKEVQNAFNNSMSFINKYSSYLQVNSCDKQFDTYVNKNLPFQVLYQTFVSRSFDQTQKGYREIGFREIQDIYASMYYFIGMGKKDLVKTLIKEWAEKVFEFGYAYHNFFWIGKEPGKWSDDGLWLIQAVYRYVNVTGDVGFLDEQFVIGGSNPIKKRSLYDTMKAILRYSGEISIGKHGIPLLDFADWNDCLKLDTNFINGVEKERRYKAQVARTGRDGEPFESDYSESVMNGFLLKVAMDEMIEIGKQKEDTLYLSNIEKASNKLYDNLQQYAWKEDFFARVLFNRYKDGKFTYLGAKGDNLSADSNKDGTYFLNSFSWAVLSNSATEEQIKIMLESIEAHLKTPYGLKLISPTDLGKVASGTATGEYFPGDRENGGIFKHATMMATSAMLKAAKIVESDELARKLTSTAYWMINLVLPYNTMKHPYETCGNPRFCTQYNNSDTGENIGPTLSGTSTWLTLSLFDAFGVEYTVRGIEINPILAEEQESINLILNTGKASFDIRISKPKGFYRMKDSSYYIKVDGEKIEGNILKNFEDGKEHNVEIIF, encoded by the coding sequence ATGAGAGAAGTTGTAGCTAGAAAAGTTGAACAGTCTGCAGAGCAGAAATTAAGAGAAATATTTAATGAAAGGCTTGAAAAGCAAGCTGTTATAGATGGTATCTTCTACGATAGCACATATAGGAAGTCAGTGGGAGTTGCTAATTTACCAATCAAAATTCCTGTTACTTTAGAAATGTTTAAGAATAGAGAAATAGCTATATTATTAGATACGATTTTAAAAGACAATGAATCTGTGATCATTAAATTTACTAAAAATGTAGATGACACTATTTTATTATCATATAACAAGGGATTAATTACTGAAATAAAGTTAGACCTTGAGATTAGTAATAAGATAAACACAATAGTAGAAAAGATAACTTATGGTGTGGGAAGCATCAATGAAGAGGGAGAGCATGAAATAGATTTATTAGCTCCAGCTCCTGGTCCACATTTTTATACTAATTTATTGTTAGGAAATAGAATTGATTTTTCTCATCCTTTACAGACTACCCCGAAGAGCGTAGTGGATAAACTAGGAAGAGGAAGCTTTAGATCTCATGCAGCTACTCAAGTATTGGCCACAAGATGGGATATGCTTCAAGAAGAAAATGGCTTTCCTGCAAGTCGTCAGTTTTATTTGGTGGAGGATGGAAAGCAAATATTCTATTCAGCAAATGTTACAGACAAAAATATAGAATCAGGGAAATGCATTCATTCTCAAAATCATACTAAAATTATTTATAAGACTAAGTGTGGATTAGAAATTGAAAGATTGATTTTCTTACTTCCTCAAGAAGAAAATATGCCTATAGCTGTTGAGGCACAACAAATTAAAATAAAGAATAATACAAATAGTGTAAGGAATATAAAAATAGTTTGCACTGGTATGTTTGGAAGTGCTGCGCCAAGTGCATTGATGGAGGATGTTTTATACAGCAATGTAATTATGCAGGCAAAGGTATTACTTGATGACGAAGGCTCAGTAATGGCTATATCTTCAGATTATTATCCAATGTATACAAGTGGTGACTACAGATTTCATACAATGATCACACATAATGAAAAAGGGGTAGTTCTTCCTAAGGAATTTTGTACAAGTTATAGTGAATTCGTTGGAAGTGGTTCATTAGAAAGACCAGAAGGGTTATACAAACTTAGCAGTAATTTAAATAGAAAAGGACCAGGTTTCTTTGCTGTTAGCAGTGAAATCACATTGCAACCTGTAGCTGAAATTTCTATTAATAACTTAACAGGATTAGTTTCAAATAAGACAAACGATAACTTTAATGAAAATACTTTTAAAACTGAAGTGCAAAATTTAATTGTTAAATATAGTAATGAAAAAGAAGTGCAAAATGCTTTTAATAATAGCATGAGCTTTATAAATAAATATAGTAGTTACCTACAAGTTAATTCTTGTGATAAGCAATTCGATACTTATGTTAATAAAAATCTACCTTTCCAAGTTTTATATCAAACTTTTGTATCACGTTCCTTTGACCAAACACAAAAAGGCTATAGAGAAATAGGTTTTAGAGAAATTCAAGATATTTACGCATCAATGTATTACTTTATAGGAATGGGTAAAAAAGATTTAGTTAAAACTTTAATAAAGGAATGGGCTGAAAAGGTATTTGAATTTGGTTATGCATACCATAATTTCTTTTGGATTGGTAAAGAGCCAGGAAAATGGTCAGATGATGGATTGTGGTTAATCCAAGCTGTATATAGATATGTAAATGTTACTGGCGATGTTGGCTTCTTGGATGAACAGTTCGTTATTGGTGGAAGTAATCCAATAAAGAAAAGAAGCTTATATGATACAATGAAAGCTATTTTAAGATATTCAGGAGAAATTTCAATAGGAAAACATGGAATACCTCTACTTGATTTTGCAGATTGGAATGACTGTCTAAAGCTTGACACTAATTTTATAAATGGGGTTGAAAAAGAGAGAAGATACAAGGCACAGGTAGCTAGAACAGGAAGAGATGGAGAGCCATTTGAAAGTGATTATTCTGAAAGTGTTATGAATGGATTCTTATTAAAGGTTGCTATGGACGAAATGATTGAAATTGGAAAGCAGAAAGAAGATACATTATATTTAAGTAACATTGAAAAGGCTTCTAATAAACTTTATGATAATCTGCAACAATATGCTTGGAAAGAGGATTTCTTTGCAAGAGTTTTATTTAATAGATACAAAGATGGGAAATTTACTTATCTTGGTGCTAAAGGTGATAATCTTTCGGCAGATTCCAATAAAGACGGCACATATTTCCTAAATTCTTTCAGCTGGGCAGTTTTATCTAATTCTGCAACAGAAGAACAAATTAAAATAATGCTTGAATCTATAGAGGCACATTTAAAAACTCCTTATGGATTAAAGCTTATTAGTCCAACAGATTTAGGGAAGGTTGCAAGTGGAACTGCTACAGGAGAATATTTTCCTGGAGATAGAGAAAATGGTGGAATATTTAAGCATGCTACAATGATGGCTACTAGTGCTATGCTAAAAGCTGCTAAGATAGTTGAGAGTGATGAATTAGCAAGAAAGCTAACTAGTACAGCATATTGGATGATAAATCTAGTCTTACCTTACAACACAATGAAACATCCATATGAAACATGTGGAAATCCAAGATTTTGTACTCAATATAACAATAGTGATACTGGAGAAAATATAGGGCCTACACTTAGTGGTACCTCTACTTGGCTTACATTATCACTATTTGATGCATTTGGTGTTGAATATACAGTAAGAGGTATAGAGATAAATCCAATACTTGCAGAAGAGCAAGAATCCATAAACTTGATTCTCAATACTGGTAAGGCTAGCTTTGATATCAGAATCTCAAAACCTAAAGGTTTTTACAGAATGAAAGATTCTTCATATTATATAAAAGTTGATGGTGAGAAAATTGAAGGTAATATCCTAAAGAATTTTGAAGATGGTAAGGAGCATAACGTAGAAATAATCTTCTAA